The bacterium genome includes a window with the following:
- a CDS encoding acylphosphatase — MSRERLEVRISGRVQGVWFRASTREEARRRGLDGWVRNLPDGSVEAVFEGQAPALESMLAWCRVGPPGARVDAVEVTRGPATGEHDGFTIVR; from the coding sequence ATGTCGCGGGAGAGACTGGAAGTGCGCATCAGCGGCAGGGTCCAGGGGGTCTGGTTCCGCGCCTCGACGCGGGAGGAGGCGCGCCGGCGCGGCCTCGACGGCTGGGTGAGGAACCTCCCCGACGGGAGCGTCGAGGCGGTCTTCGAGGGGCAGGCGCCCGCGCTCGAGAGCATGCTCGCCTGGTGCCGCGTCGGCCCCCCGGGAGCGCGCGTGGACGCGGTCGAGGTCACCCGCGGCCCGGCGACGGGCGAGCACGACGGCTTCACCATCGTCCGC